One stretch of Caldinitratiruptor microaerophilus DNA includes these proteins:
- a CDS encoding NUDIX hydrolase produces the protein MKYCPRCGTPLVVRPAFGRERQVCPACGFVHFYDPKVATCTVPEHDGRIVLVRRAIEPGYGKWTFPGGYMDQGETVEDAALRETQEETGLDVALTGLLGVYSFRDSPVVVIVYRARVLGGALRVMPECLDARAFRPDEIPWEELAFPSTRRALEDLLGRRTARGRD, from the coding sequence GTGAAGTACTGCCCGCGGTGCGGCACGCCCCTGGTCGTGCGCCCGGCGTTCGGGCGGGAGCGCCAGGTGTGCCCGGCCTGCGGCTTTGTCCATTTCTACGATCCCAAGGTGGCCACGTGCACGGTCCCGGAGCACGACGGCCGGATCGTCCTGGTGCGCCGGGCGATCGAGCCCGGCTACGGGAAGTGGACCTTCCCGGGCGGCTACATGGACCAGGGGGAGACGGTGGAGGACGCGGCGCTGCGCGAAACGCAGGAGGAGACCGGCCTGGACGTGGCGCTGACCGGTCTCCTGGGCGTGTACTCCTTTCGCGACTCCCCCGTGGTCGTGATCGTGTACCGGGCCCGGGTCCTCGGCGGTGCGCTGCGCGTGATGCCGGAGTGCCTGGACGCCCGGGCGTTCCGACCGGACGAGATCCCGTGGGAGGAGCTGGCTTTCCCGTCGACCCGCCGTGCGCTGGAGGACCTGCTCGGGCGGCGGACCGCACGGGGCCGCGATTAG
- a CDS encoding tRNA (adenine(22)-N(1))-methyltransferase, protein MRLPPRLAAVAGFVLPGRPVADIGTDHGLLPAYLVVTGRVPRAIATDLRPGPLEAARRTLRAAGVEDRVELRRGDGFAALRPGEVATAVVAGMGGAHVAELVARAGQALDGVGRLVLQPRGAEEVVRRTLAALGWGIVDEALVADGRHIYVVLAAERAAQPPALSEEDALLGPVLRRRGGKLFRRYVARHRDRLQEALAGARRARDPDPGYLRRLAGQLRILEEALADEERRDVP, encoded by the coding sequence ATTCGGCTTCCCCCCAGGCTTGCCGCCGTGGCCGGCTTCGTCCTGCCGGGCCGGCCGGTGGCCGACATCGGCACCGACCACGGCCTCCTGCCCGCCTACCTGGTGGTGACCGGCCGCGTGCCCCGGGCCATCGCCACCGACCTGCGCCCCGGCCCCCTCGAGGCGGCCCGGAGGACGCTGCGCGCGGCCGGGGTGGAGGACCGGGTCGAACTGCGGCGGGGCGACGGGTTCGCCGCGCTCCGACCCGGCGAGGTCGCCACCGCGGTGGTGGCAGGGATGGGCGGCGCCCACGTGGCGGAGCTGGTCGCCCGGGCCGGGCAGGCGCTGGACGGCGTCGGGCGGCTCGTGCTCCAGCCCCGGGGGGCGGAGGAAGTGGTGCGGCGCACCCTCGCCGCCCTGGGCTGGGGGATCGTGGACGAGGCCCTGGTCGCCGACGGCCGCCACATCTACGTCGTGCTCGCAGCGGAGCGGGCCGCGCAGCCCCCCGCCCTGTCGGAAGAGGACGCGCTCCTCGGGCCCGTGCTCAGGCGGCGTGGCGGGAAGCTGTTCCGGAGGTACGTGGCGCGGCACCGGGACCGGCTGCAGGAGGCGCTCGCCGGGGCCCGCCGGGCCCGTGACCCCGATCCCGGGTACCTGCGGCGCCTGGCCGGGCAGCTCCGGATCCTGGAGGAGGCGCTCGCGGACGAGGAAAGAAGGGACGTACCGTGA
- a CDS encoding glutaredoxin family protein, whose product MAQAQPRVVIFTTPTCPWCRRAKQYLTQQGVRFREVDVTRDPSAARDLVRMTGQTGVPVILVGNRPIVGFDKPQLDRLLNLQ is encoded by the coding sequence ATGGCTCAGGCGCAACCCCGGGTCGTCATCTTCACGACCCCCACCTGCCCCTGGTGCCGCCGTGCGAAGCAGTACCTCACCCAGCAGGGGGTGCGCTTCCGGGAAGTCGACGTGACGCGCGACCCCTCGGCGGCGCGGGACCTGGTGCGGATGACCGGACAGACCGGGGTGCCCGTCATCCTCGTGGGGAACCGGCCGATCGTCGGGTTCGACAAGCCCCAGCTCGACCGGCTGCTCAACCTGCAGTAG
- a CDS encoding co-chaperone GroES, with product MQILPLDDRLLVEPIQDEGMQRTAGGIYLPDTAKEKPRIARVVAVGTDEDLKEKVKEGDRILFGKYSGDEIEMDGHKYLILQRNEVLALIKD from the coding sequence ATGCAGATCCTGCCGCTCGACGACCGCCTGCTCGTGGAGCCCATCCAGGACGAGGGCATGCAGCGCACTGCCGGTGGGATCTACCTGCCGGACACCGCCAAGGAGAAGCCGCGCATCGCCCGCGTGGTCGCCGTCGGGACCGACGAGGATCTGAAGGAGAAGGTCAAGGAAGGCGATCGCATCCTCTTCGGCAAGTACAGCGGCGACGAGATCGAGATGGACGGGCACAAGTACCTCATCCTGCAGCGCAACGAGGTGCTGGCCCTCATCAAGGACTGA
- a CDS encoding response regulator, whose protein sequence is MAIQRILLVEDDPDIQKMASLALRHTAGAEVFVACDGASALRQAREKAPDVVLLDVMLPDMDGYEVCRRLKADPATRAIPVIFLSARAQQKEIEQGLGLGAAGYLVKPFDPMTLASEIERLVKG, encoded by the coding sequence ATGGCGATCCAGCGCATCCTTCTGGTCGAGGACGACCCGGACATTCAGAAGATGGCGAGCCTCGCCCTGCGGCACACGGCCGGGGCGGAGGTGTTCGTCGCCTGCGACGGCGCCTCGGCGCTCCGGCAGGCCCGGGAGAAGGCGCCGGACGTGGTCCTCCTCGACGTCATGCTCCCGGACATGGACGGTTACGAGGTCTGCCGCCGCTTGAAAGCGGACCCCGCGACCCGGGCCATCCCGGTGATCTTCCTGAGCGCCCGGGCCCAGCAGAAGGAGATCGAGCAGGGCCTCGGGCTCGGCGCGGCGGGCTACCTGGTCAAGCCCTTCGACCCGATGACCCTGGCCAGCGAGATCGAGCGGCTCGTGAAAGGATGA
- a CDS encoding response regulator, protein MDYAQVLAAVYRDSLDGIVITDAATVIRDCNAAYAELTGFSREELIGRRVNVVRSGLTPPETFREMWQALNTQGRWVGELINRRKDGSLWISFLSITRVLDEKGNVSAYVGISRDLTERRQLEERLREQSTRLDALLESIVAGTLMFDVYGRCVVANRRISEILGVGREALLGQPRSRIEERLRGLFADPDVLRPATPAGERTIATREARPRYFVEFWAPVRTASGAELGQLFTYRDVTREVEVDRMKSEFIATVSHELRTPMTSIKGALGLLLGGAAGPVPEAQRELLTIARNNTDRLIRLINDILDLSKIDAGRMELRPRPLSVEKVVTATLQELEGFRQQRQIEVRTDLPPGLPPIQADPDRIEQVLVNLVGNALKFTDPGGRVEVRAREEGDHVRIEVADTGPGIPPERQPHIFERFSPTDGATRARGTGLGLAIAKALVEQHGGRIGFETEVGRGTTFFFTIPRAGAPATPTAVSPPPEAPAASPAPGAAPGEAEAASPAYRPRRPTVVVCDDDPDIVRFLSLALEQAGFRTLPTTRGSEVLQLCKRERVDCVTLDLLMPEMHGLEVARRLKEDPETRNIPIVVVSAYADQHQAELACLGVAGVVTKPVEPARLLAQVAATLGTRALHDGPPDILAVDDDPEMRRVVELILTGAGYRVRTAADGREALAAIAERLPDVLVLDLLMPNLDGFRLVRILQSDPRTARIPLLVLTAVDLTRGERSLLELGPTHHLLKGPRLQEEVVKRVVDLLGHRAAPDPPSPAAG, encoded by the coding sequence GTGGATTACGCGCAGGTGCTCGCCGCCGTCTACCGGGACTCCCTCGACGGCATCGTCATCACCGACGCCGCCACGGTCATCCGCGACTGCAACGCCGCCTACGCCGAGCTCACCGGGTTCAGCCGGGAGGAGCTGATCGGCCGGCGCGTGAACGTGGTGCGCTCCGGCCTCACCCCCCCGGAGACCTTCAGGGAGATGTGGCAGGCGCTGAACACGCAGGGCCGCTGGGTGGGGGAACTGATCAACCGCCGCAAGGACGGGTCCCTCTGGATCTCGTTCCTGTCCATCACCCGCGTCCTGGACGAGAAGGGGAACGTGTCCGCGTACGTGGGCATCTCCCGGGACCTCACGGAGCGGCGCCAGCTCGAGGAGCGCCTGCGGGAGCAGTCCACGCGGCTCGACGCCCTGCTCGAGTCCATCGTCGCCGGCACGCTCATGTTCGACGTGTACGGGCGCTGCGTGGTGGCGAACCGGCGCATCAGCGAGATCCTCGGCGTCGGGCGGGAGGCGCTGCTGGGCCAGCCCCGCTCGCGCATCGAGGAGCGCCTGCGCGGCCTCTTCGCCGACCCGGACGTGCTCCGCCCCGCCACCCCGGCCGGTGAGCGCACGATCGCCACGCGCGAGGCGCGCCCGCGCTACTTCGTCGAGTTCTGGGCCCCGGTGCGGACCGCGTCGGGCGCGGAGCTCGGTCAGCTCTTCACCTACCGGGACGTGACCCGGGAGGTCGAGGTCGACCGGATGAAGAGCGAGTTCATCGCCACCGTCTCACACGAGCTCCGCACCCCGATGACCTCCATCAAGGGCGCCCTGGGGCTTCTGCTCGGCGGGGCGGCGGGGCCCGTCCCCGAGGCGCAGCGCGAGCTCCTCACCATCGCCCGGAACAACACGGACCGGCTCATCCGCCTGATCAACGACATCCTCGACCTCTCGAAGATCGACGCCGGCCGGATGGAGCTGCGCCCTCGCCCGCTGAGCGTGGAGAAGGTGGTCACCGCCACGCTGCAGGAGCTGGAAGGATTCCGCCAGCAGCGACAGATCGAGGTGCGCACCGACCTGCCGCCGGGCCTGCCCCCGATCCAGGCCGACCCGGACCGGATCGAGCAGGTCCTCGTGAACCTCGTCGGGAACGCTCTCAAGTTCACCGACCCCGGCGGCCGCGTGGAGGTCCGGGCGCGGGAAGAGGGCGACCACGTGCGGATCGAGGTCGCCGACACGGGCCCCGGCATCCCGCCGGAGCGGCAGCCGCACATCTTCGAGCGTTTCTCGCCCACCGACGGGGCGACGCGGGCCCGGGGCACCGGCCTGGGCCTGGCGATCGCCAAGGCCCTGGTCGAGCAGCACGGCGGCCGCATCGGGTTCGAGACCGAAGTCGGGCGCGGCACCACGTTCTTCTTCACCATCCCCCGGGCCGGGGCGCCCGCGACTCCCACGGCCGTCTCGCCACCGCCGGAGGCTCCCGCCGCCTCGCCGGCTCCCGGCGCCGCCCCGGGAGAGGCGGAAGCCGCGTCCCCGGCGTACCGGCCCCGCCGCCCGACGGTGGTCGTGTGCGACGACGACCCGGACATCGTCCGCTTCCTCAGCCTGGCGCTCGAGCAGGCCGGGTTCCGGACGCTGCCCACCACGCGAGGCAGCGAGGTGCTGCAGCTCTGCAAGCGGGAGCGGGTCGACTGCGTCACGCTCGACCTGCTCATGCCGGAGATGCACGGCCTGGAGGTGGCGCGCCGGCTGAAGGAGGACCCCGAGACCCGGAACATCCCCATCGTGGTCGTGAGCGCCTACGCCGACCAGCACCAGGCCGAGCTCGCCTGCCTCGGGGTGGCCGGCGTGGTGACCAAGCCGGTGGAACCTGCCCGCCTGCTGGCGCAGGTGGCGGCCACGCTCGGCACCCGGGCGCTGCACGACGGCCCGCCCGACATCCTGGCCGTCGACGACGACCCCGAGATGCGGCGGGTGGTGGAGCTCATCCTCACCGGCGCCGGTTACCGGGTGCGGACGGCCGCGGACGGCCGGGAGGCGCTGGCGGCGATCGCCGAGCGCCTCCCCGACGTGCTCGTCCTCGACCTCCTGATGCCCAACCTGGACGGCTTCCGGCTGGTGCGGATCCTCCAGTCCGACCCGCGCACCGCCCGGATCCCGCTGCTGGTCCTGACCGCGGTCGACCTCACCCGGGGAGAACGATCCCTCCTCGAACTCGGCCCCACCCACCACCTGCTCAAGGGGCCGCGCCTCCAGGAGGAGGTCGTGAAGCGGGTGGTGGACCTCCTGGGCCACCGCGCCGCCCCGGACCCGCCGTCTCCTGCGGCCGGGTGA
- a CDS encoding Hpt domain-containing protein: protein MARDFREEMEALRRQYLHDARAKIDYLAAAARGLAGFGGPASTRPDLEELRRTVHRLAGSAGLYGLAAVGEKAREVDELLVRVLREGAAPDGPRIASSLSELVQALQEATRDEVTRPQETAGPGRRGGPGGPPPASRPPPGGAAP, encoded by the coding sequence ATGGCGCGGGACTTCCGGGAGGAGATGGAGGCGCTCCGGCGGCAGTACCTGCACGACGCGCGGGCGAAGATCGACTACCTGGCGGCCGCCGCCCGCGGGCTCGCCGGCTTCGGCGGGCCGGCCAGCACCCGTCCGGACCTGGAGGAGCTCCGCCGGACCGTGCACCGGCTCGCCGGCTCGGCAGGGCTCTACGGCCTGGCCGCCGTCGGGGAGAAGGCGCGGGAGGTCGACGAGCTCCTCGTCCGGGTGCTGCGCGAGGGCGCGGCCCCCGACGGCCCGCGGATCGCCTCGAGCCTGTCCGAGCTGGTGCAGGCGCTCCAGGAGGCGACCCGGGACGAGGTCACCCGGCCGCAGGAGACGGCGGGTCCGGGGCGGCGCGGTGGCCCAGGAGGTCCACCACCCGCTTCACGACCTCCTCCTGGAGGCGCGGCCCCTTGA
- a CDS encoding methyl-accepting chemotaxis protein — MQPAGAHAQRPAFPWLRLPSLTIATQLQALFAFVVAVMVTLSSLGFALSANLVRLTSRSSEDMAHMTRLTEASELLLEMARAVSQVTEFTSEDQKAGMLATVDKVVGLIRQEREAAASAGLKKVGESLDVATETLSRLPKSIEQLFAQRELEGGRTLYKTLILDHVTTAAYAISAAQKGYAVEDAARATAAVASVRKIRLAVPVVGAVATVWTLLSAWIVRARVARPLAAAAAVAGRVATGDLTVRMGLRRKDEIGALAGSIDEMVGHLRHLLGAVRTESHTVEEQAGLLGRHAAEVSRLAREVSEAASGLAEGARQQSEDVAQASERLAEVARAVEQIATSTQVQSQEAARVMEQLDKVERAARAVADTAHQVEDASAHTARTSAEGAGVAAATAGSLEAMYSLATQAAERMASLEGHARQVAEFLQVIDEIAGQVNLLSLNAAIEAARAGEHGRGFAVVADEVRGLAERSREAAGRIREVLAAMMEALGAASEAVGGCARRVEEGVAQAGQLREALERIQKAVDGAREQAARISRLADGMLEATSAATQATTGMVAQVEEHSSATEEVAAMMEEVEQMVKRIARVAETTASTAREVSAASQGSAAVAGDIAGAIESLTAMSRRMTEAIGAFQM, encoded by the coding sequence ATGCAACCGGCTGGTGCACACGCGCAACGCCCCGCATTCCCCTGGCTCCGCCTGCCGTCGCTCACGATCGCGACGCAGCTGCAGGCGCTCTTCGCCTTCGTCGTCGCCGTCATGGTGACTCTGAGCAGCCTCGGGTTCGCGCTTTCCGCGAACCTCGTGCGCCTGACGAGCCGGAGCAGCGAGGACATGGCGCACATGACCCGCCTCACCGAGGCCAGCGAGCTGCTGCTGGAGATGGCCCGCGCGGTGAGCCAGGTCACCGAGTTCACCTCGGAAGACCAGAAGGCGGGCATGCTCGCAACCGTGGACAAGGTCGTCGGGCTCATCCGCCAGGAACGGGAGGCGGCAGCGTCCGCAGGGCTGAAGAAAGTGGGCGAAAGCCTCGACGTGGCCACCGAGACCCTGTCCCGGCTCCCCAAGTCCATCGAGCAGCTCTTCGCGCAGCGGGAGCTCGAGGGCGGCCGGACGCTGTACAAGACCCTGATCCTCGATCACGTCACGACGGCCGCGTACGCGATCTCCGCGGCCCAGAAAGGGTATGCCGTGGAGGATGCCGCGCGGGCCACGGCGGCCGTCGCGAGCGTCCGGAAGATCCGCCTGGCGGTGCCGGTGGTGGGGGCCGTGGCCACGGTGTGGACGCTCCTGAGCGCCTGGATCGTCCGGGCCCGGGTCGCCCGGCCGCTGGCCGCCGCCGCCGCCGTCGCCGGCCGGGTCGCCACCGGCGACCTCACCGTCCGCATGGGCCTGCGGCGCAAGGACGAGATCGGCGCCCTGGCCGGCAGCATCGACGAGATGGTCGGCCACCTCCGCCACCTCCTCGGCGCCGTCCGCACCGAGAGCCACACCGTCGAGGAGCAGGCCGGCCTCCTCGGCCGCCACGCCGCCGAGGTCAGCCGCCTCGCCCGCGAGGTCTCCGAGGCCGCCTCCGGCCTCGCCGAGGGCGCCCGGCAGCAGTCCGAGGACGTCGCCCAAGCCTCCGAGCGCCTCGCCGAGGTCGCCCGGGCCGTGGAGCAGATCGCCACCTCCACCCAGGTCCAGTCCCAGGAGGCCGCCCGGGTCATGGAGCAGCTCGACAAGGTCGAGCGCGCCGCCCGGGCCGTGGCCGACACCGCCCACCAGGTCGAGGACGCCTCCGCCCACACGGCCCGGACCTCCGCCGAGGGCGCCGGCGTCGCCGCCGCCACCGCCGGCAGCCTGGAGGCCATGTACTCCCTGGCCACCCAGGCCGCCGAGCGGATGGCCAGCCTCGAGGGCCACGCCCGCCAGGTCGCCGAGTTCCTGCAGGTGATCGACGAGATCGCCGGCCAGGTGAACCTCCTCTCCCTGAACGCCGCCATCGAGGCGGCCCGGGCCGGCGAGCACGGCCGGGGCTTCGCCGTCGTCGCCGACGAGGTCCGGGGGCTGGCCGAGCGCTCCCGGGAGGCCGCCGGCCGCATCCGGGAGGTGCTCGCCGCCATGATGGAGGCGCTGGGGGCCGCCAGCGAGGCGGTCGGCGGCTGCGCCCGGCGCGTCGAGGAGGGCGTGGCGCAGGCGGGCCAGCTCCGGGAGGCGCTGGAGCGCATCCAGAAGGCCGTCGACGGCGCCCGGGAGCAGGCGGCCCGCATCTCCCGCCTGGCCGACGGGATGCTGGAGGCCACCTCGGCGGCCACCCAGGCGACGACGGGGATGGTGGCGCAGGTGGAGGAGCACTCCTCGGCCACCGAGGAGGTCGCCGCCATGATGGAAGAGGTCGAGCAGATGGTGAAGCGGATCGCCCGGGTGGCGGAGACGACGGCGTCCACGGCCCGGGAGGTGTCGGCCGCGAGCCAGGGGTCGGCGGCGGTGGCGGGCGACATCGCCGGGGCGATCGAGTCCCTGACGGCCATGAGCCGGCGGATGACGGAGGCGATCGGCGCCTTCCAGATGTGA
- a CDS encoding urease accessory protein UreH domain-containing protein, translating to MLGLEHALDADHVVAVSTIVAEGGGIRRGAGVGALWGAGHTAALLAAGLPLLLFRVALPASLGLSLEAGVGVMLIALGLHTLAGWRRRQPHAHVHVHDGVPHVHFHTHAEGSHHRHGHGRPAGGLRPFLVGSLHGLAGSGAVTLLVAGAAPSVAAGVLYVVCFGLGTVVGMTLTSTLIGLPFALGLRSFRRAQAALRLVAGVLSVALGAAIVAEMGQALAARW from the coding sequence GTGCTCGGGCTGGAGCACGCGCTCGACGCCGACCACGTGGTGGCCGTCTCCACCATCGTCGCCGAGGGAGGCGGCATCCGCCGCGGGGCCGGCGTCGGTGCGCTGTGGGGGGCTGGCCACACGGCGGCGCTCCTGGCCGCCGGCCTGCCCCTCCTTCTCTTCCGCGTCGCCCTCCCGGCCTCCCTTGGCCTGAGCCTGGAGGCCGGGGTGGGGGTCATGCTGATCGCCCTCGGGCTCCACACGCTGGCGGGGTGGCGCCGCCGGCAGCCGCACGCGCACGTGCACGTCCACGACGGGGTTCCCCACGTCCACTTCCACACCCACGCCGAGGGCTCCCACCACCGCCACGGCCACGGCAGGCCGGCCGGCGGCCTGCGCCCGTTTCTCGTGGGGTCCCTCCACGGCCTGGCGGGGAGCGGGGCGGTGACGCTCCTGGTGGCCGGCGCGGCCCCGTCGGTGGCTGCCGGCGTGCTGTACGTGGTATGCTTCGGGCTCGGCACCGTGGTGGGCATGACCCTCACCAGCACGCTCATCGGCCTGCCCTTCGCGCTCGGCCTCCGCTCGTTCCGCCGCGCGCAGGCCGCGCTGCGCCTGGTGGCGGGGGTGCTCAGCGTGGCCCTGGGGGCGGCTATCGTGGCAGAAATGGGGCAGGCCCTGGCAGCCCGCTGGTGA
- a CDS encoding peroxiredoxin, with the protein MDVQPQSCVRVGAQVPDFVLPAYFPETGEQGEVRLQEYKQQGKWVVLVFYPADFTFVCPTELADYARYHSALRERGVEIIGVSTDTVFTHKAWLEAETMLRSVRYPLAADHTGAVSRMFGVYDEQSGVAMRGTFVISPEGVLQALQITAENVGRSAEETYRLIEGLQFVRNNPGVACPASWRPGEKVLKPGLDLVGNVGRTLGGD; encoded by the coding sequence GTGGACGTGCAACCACAGAGCTGCGTTCGCGTTGGCGCCCAGGTGCCGGACTTCGTCTTGCCCGCGTACTTTCCGGAGACGGGCGAGCAGGGCGAGGTGCGCTTGCAGGAGTACAAGCAGCAGGGCAAGTGGGTCGTGCTGGTGTTCTACCCCGCCGACTTCACCTTCGTCTGCCCCACGGAACTGGCGGACTACGCCCGGTACCACAGCGCCCTGCGGGAACGAGGGGTCGAGATCATCGGCGTCAGCACGGACACCGTCTTCACGCACAAGGCGTGGCTGGAGGCGGAGACCATGCTGCGGTCGGTGCGGTACCCGCTGGCGGCGGACCACACCGGCGCCGTCAGCCGGATGTTCGGCGTGTACGACGAACAGAGCGGCGTTGCCATGCGCGGCACGTTCGTCATCTCGCCGGAAGGGGTGCTGCAGGCGCTGCAGATCACGGCAGAGAACGTCGGGCGGAGCGCGGAGGAGACCTACCGCCTGATCGAGGGACTGCAGTTCGTGCGCAACAACCCCGGGGTGGCCTGCCCGGCGAGCTGGCGTCCGGGCGAGAAGGTGCTCAAGCCGGGCCTGGACCTGGTGGGCAACGTCGGCCGGACGCTGGGGGGCGACTGA
- a CDS encoding HD domain-containing phosphohydrolase produces the protein MDQKLLAAAAPYLQLATPVAVTDTDRRIVACNDAYCEVTGYARDQLLGQPIRILRSPRAWPGPNESLRLALATSGRWEGYLLNARPDGADWIAHLSVSPIDDGSSRLGFVDIVHDVTAFAQELSGAVPGTPIEPAFVRPHEANIDIFRHLIMSLARMAEVRDPDIQGHLERVQALTRWLLATVDPPSCSQEEREWTALLSILHDVGKVTIPEGILFKPGPLLPEERQLVQLHTTSGEQLLRQFLDIPGFERWRQHAAEIARWHHERWDGTGYPDRLAGAAIPLHARAVGLADVVDALLSQRAYKLPWSWSRVVEYVREQSGRQFDPALVDAFFKVQGLIQKLYESKQAQTT, from the coding sequence GTGGACCAAAAGTTGCTCGCCGCCGCAGCACCCTACCTGCAACTCGCAACGCCCGTGGCCGTCACCGACACGGACCGCCGGATCGTGGCGTGCAACGATGCCTACTGCGAGGTCACGGGATACGCCCGGGACCAGTTGCTGGGCCAGCCCATCCGCATCCTCCGCAGCCCCAGGGCCTGGCCCGGACCCAACGAGAGCCTCCGCCTGGCCCTCGCCACCTCCGGGCGCTGGGAAGGCTACCTCCTCAACGCTCGCCCCGACGGTGCCGACTGGATCGCGCACCTGAGCGTATCCCCCATCGACGACGGCTCCAGTCGCCTTGGTTTTGTCGACATCGTCCATGACGTCACCGCCTTCGCCCAGGAACTCAGTGGCGCCGTCCCCGGCACCCCGATCGAGCCGGCCTTCGTCCGCCCCCACGAGGCCAACATCGACATCTTCCGTCACCTCATCATGTCCCTCGCGCGGATGGCCGAGGTGCGTGATCCTGACATCCAGGGACACCTCGAGCGTGTCCAGGCCTTGACCCGCTGGCTCCTGGCTACCGTCGACCCCCCTTCCTGCTCCCAGGAAGAGCGGGAATGGACCGCCCTCCTCAGCATCCTCCACGACGTGGGCAAGGTGACCATTCCCGAGGGGATCCTTTTCAAGCCCGGGCCTCTCCTGCCGGAAGAGCGCCAGTTGGTCCAGCTTCACACGACTTCCGGCGAGCAGCTCTTGCGGCAGTTCCTCGATATCCCGGGTTTCGAACGATGGCGCCAGCATGCCGCCGAGATCGCGCGCTGGCACCACGAACGCTGGGACGGCACCGGCTACCCCGACCGCCTTGCCGGCGCCGCCATCCCGCTCCACGCACGCGCAGTCGGCCTCGCCGACGTGGTTGACGCGCTCCTGTCGCAGCGAGCGTACAAGCTTCCCTGGTCCTGGTCGCGGGTGGTGGAGTACGTTCGCGAACAGTCCGGTCGCCAGTTCGACCCGGCCCTGGTGGATGCCTTCTTCAAAGTTCAGGGTCTGATACAGAAGTTGTACGAATCGAAACAGGCACAGACGACGTAG
- a CDS encoding HD domain-containing phosphohydrolase, with translation MAAPSAEVLWQCFFERSTQGVVVLDRNGYILAANTAMEQILMARRGELLGREMAAALQDATGSLGDLIAEVLKSGQPGQAEASWKGQEGEERTSRVAVIPVANDAGDVAGLVALVQDVTVEAGQRGQLERQVGEIHALQDVLIETLAALAEWRDPGITGHLRRIRTYTRILTEELAARGAEDLGSKEHRQHVARSAVLHDVGKIAVPEGILLKPAPLSPEEYSVVQMHTVVGARILEDADRALSERTGQARTFLRLGAEIARWHHERWDGRGYPDGLRGEMIPLHARVVALVDVYDALTTRRVYKEAWGHEQAVEEIRASRGTHFDPEVVQAFLAVEKEFARVHQART, from the coding sequence ATGGCGGCCCCGTCGGCCGAGGTGTTGTGGCAATGCTTCTTCGAACGCTCAACTCAGGGAGTGGTCGTGCTGGACCGGAACGGCTACATCCTCGCAGCAAATACAGCGATGGAACAGATACTGATGGCCAGACGAGGCGAACTGCTGGGCCGTGAGATGGCCGCAGCCTTGCAAGACGCCACGGGAAGCCTCGGGGACCTGATTGCGGAGGTCCTGAAGTCGGGCCAGCCCGGTCAGGCCGAGGCCTCCTGGAAGGGGCAGGAAGGTGAGGAGCGAACCTCCCGGGTGGCGGTCATCCCCGTGGCGAATGACGCCGGGGATGTGGCCGGGCTGGTTGCGCTGGTACAGGATGTGACGGTGGAAGCGGGGCAGCGGGGGCAACTGGAGAGGCAGGTGGGCGAGATTCACGCGTTGCAGGACGTCCTGATCGAGACGCTCGCGGCGCTGGCGGAGTGGCGGGACCCGGGCATCACGGGACACCTGCGGCGGATCCGGACATATACCCGGATACTGACGGAGGAACTGGCAGCCCGGGGTGCGGAGGACCTGGGAAGCAAGGAGCACCGGCAGCACGTGGCGCGGTCGGCGGTGTTGCACGACGTGGGGAAGATCGCAGTGCCGGAGGGGATTCTGCTGAAGCCCGCGCCGCTCTCACCGGAGGAGTACAGCGTAGTGCAGATGCACACGGTAGTGGGGGCGCGGATCCTCGAGGATGCGGACAGGGCACTCTCGGAGCGAACAGGTCAGGCGCGCACGTTTCTCCGACTCGGGGCAGAGATCGCGCGTTGGCACCACGAGCGGTGGGACGGGCGGGGCTATCCGGACGGGCTGCGCGGGGAGATGATCCCGCTGCACGCCCGAGTCGTGGCCCTGGTGGACGTGTACGATGCCCTGACAACACGACGCGTGTACAAGGAGGCGTGGGGGCACGAGCAGGCGGTAGAAGAGATCCGTGCCTCCCGGGGGACCCACTTCGACCCGGAGGTCGTGCAGGCGTTCCTGGCGGTGGAGAAGGAATTTGCCCGGGTGCACCAGGCGAGAACATGA